In a genomic window of Zingiber officinale cultivar Zhangliang chromosome 9B, Zo_v1.1, whole genome shotgun sequence:
- the LOC122023818 gene encoding uncharacterized protein LOC122023818 isoform X2 — translation MNNSRLRTTSPVVKVPVKRIKETNKEKKLEMQANKSIGTKEGFNRRQSKSEKKLALEQDVDKLKKKLRQEENVHRALERAFTRPLGVLPRLPPYLPSQTLELLAEVAVLEEEVVRLEEQVVNFWQGLYQEAIYISISKKIKANASDGSFDEQLKQCESLVSAKTPHLRRYSRRSSSLDFSENQQGKENRSPVKKVPKARQEMALSDASDEVSFDKSSGPNELSEDILKCLMNIFLRIVSSKSPDDMETSSSSSGSYENFVEMDSRDPYGICARFGKRDIGPYKHFRSVEVSSNMPSTFRHRLKPLFRKLESVDISNLTHWQKLAFWINIYNSCMMNAFLEQGIPTSPEMIVALMPKAVINVGGHLLSAMTIEHFILRLPCHIKDAKVSMKGPKNESTIIRGVFGLEWPEPLVTFALSCGSWSSPAVSLLNHLVVLKTLHSEKFSLPVDSGYIFHRLYVGESVHGCTSRKGISDSEKGLFASSSRHIQTK, via the exons ATGAATAATAGCAGACTACGGACGACGTCGCCGGTCGTCAAAGTCCCTGTGAAGCGAATTAAA GAAACAAACAAGGAGAAGAAACTCGAGATGCAGGCGAACAAATCGATCGGCACGAAAGAAGGATTCAATAGACGCCAATCCAAAAGCGAAAAAAAGCTCGCCTTGGAACAAGAC GTCGATAAGCTAAAGAAGAAGCTCAGACAGGAAGAGAATGTTCACAGAGCTTTGGAGAGAGCTTTCACCAGACCTTTGGGTGTGCTTCCTCGACTCCCTCCGTATCTCCCTTCTCAA ACACTAGAGCTTCTGGCTGAAGTAGCTGTTTTGGAAGAAGAAGTGGTTCGACTTGAAGAACAGGTAGTTAATTTTTGGCAAGGGCTTTATCAGGAAGCCATCTACATTTCAATATCGAAGAAGATCAAAGCAAATGCGTCTGATGGAAGCTTCGATGAACAACTTAAACAATGTGAATCTTTAGTCTCAGCAAAAACTCCTCATTTGAGGCGATATTCGAGACGGAGTTCTTCTTTGGACTTCTCTGAGAATCAACAAGGGAAAGAGAATCGATCGCCGGTAAAGAAAGTCCCGAAAGCAAGG CAAGAAATGGCATTGTCTGATGCCTCAGATGAAGTGTCGTTCGACAAATCTAGCGGCCCGAACGAATTATCTGAGGATATCTTGAAGTGTCTGATGAACATCTTCTTGCGAATTGTCTCTTCGAAGAGTCCAGATGACATGGAAAcatcttcttcaagttcaggttCTTACGAGAATTTCGTAGAGATGGATTCTCGAGATCCTTATGGTATATGTGCTAGGTTTGGCAAGCGAGACATTGGTCCGTATAAGCATTTTCGATCGGTTGAAGTGAGCTCAAACATGCCATCAACTTTCAGGCACAGGCTAAA GCCTTTATTCAGAAAGCTCGAATCAGTTGACATATCAAACCTTACACACTGGCAGAAGCTGGCTTTCTGGATCAACATATATAATTCATGCATGATGAAT GCATTTCTGGAGCAAGGAATACCTACAAGCCCTGAAATGATTGTCGCATTGATGCCAAAA GCAGTGATAAATGTGGGAGGTCATTTGCTTAGTGCAATGACAATCGAGCATTTCATATTGAGGTTGCCTTGTCACATAAAAGAT GCAAAGGTCTCGATGAAAGGTCCAAAAAATGAGAGCACAATCATACGAGGTGTCTTTGGATTGGAGTGGCCAGAACCTCTAGTTACATTTGCTCTGTCGTGCGGAAGTTGGTCCTCGCCTGCTGTGAGTTTGCTGAACCACTTGGTTGTACTAAAAACACTTCATTCAGAAAAGTTTAGCCTTCCTGTTGATTCGGGTTACATTTTCCATCGCCTTTATGTAGGTGAGAGTGTACACGGCTGCACAAGTCGAAAAGGAATTAGCGACAGCGAAAAGGGATTATTTGCAAGCAGCAGTCGGCATATCCAAACCAAATAA
- the LOC122023818 gene encoding uncharacterized protein LOC122023818 isoform X3 — translation MNNSRLRTTSPVVKVPVKRIKETNKEKKLEMQANKSIGTKEGFNRRQSKSEKKLALEQDVDKLKKKLRQEENVHRALERAFTRPLGVLPRLPPYLPSQTLELLAEVAVLEEEVVRLEEQVVNFWQGLYQEAIYISISKKIKANASDGSFDEQLKQCESLVSAKTPHLRRYSRRSSSLDFSENQQGKENRSPVKKVPKARQEMALSDASDEVSFDKSSGPNELSEDILKCLMNIFLRIVSSKSPDDMETSSSSSGSYENFVEMDSRDPYGICARFGKRDIGPYKHFRSVEVSSNMPSTFRHRLKPLFRKLESVDISNLTHWQKLAFWINIYNSCMMNAFLEQGIPTSPEMIVALMPKAVINVGGHLLSAMTIEHFILRLPCHIKDAKVSMKGPKNESTIIRGVFGLEWPEPLVTFALSCGSWSSPAVRVYTAAQVEKELATAKRDYLQAAVGISKPNNYHGR, via the exons ATGAATAATAGCAGACTACGGACGACGTCGCCGGTCGTCAAAGTCCCTGTGAAGCGAATTAAA GAAACAAACAAGGAGAAGAAACTCGAGATGCAGGCGAACAAATCGATCGGCACGAAAGAAGGATTCAATAGACGCCAATCCAAAAGCGAAAAAAAGCTCGCCTTGGAACAAGAC GTCGATAAGCTAAAGAAGAAGCTCAGACAGGAAGAGAATGTTCACAGAGCTTTGGAGAGAGCTTTCACCAGACCTTTGGGTGTGCTTCCTCGACTCCCTCCGTATCTCCCTTCTCAA ACACTAGAGCTTCTGGCTGAAGTAGCTGTTTTGGAAGAAGAAGTGGTTCGACTTGAAGAACAGGTAGTTAATTTTTGGCAAGGGCTTTATCAGGAAGCCATCTACATTTCAATATCGAAGAAGATCAAAGCAAATGCGTCTGATGGAAGCTTCGATGAACAACTTAAACAATGTGAATCTTTAGTCTCAGCAAAAACTCCTCATTTGAGGCGATATTCGAGACGGAGTTCTTCTTTGGACTTCTCTGAGAATCAACAAGGGAAAGAGAATCGATCGCCGGTAAAGAAAGTCCCGAAAGCAAGG CAAGAAATGGCATTGTCTGATGCCTCAGATGAAGTGTCGTTCGACAAATCTAGCGGCCCGAACGAATTATCTGAGGATATCTTGAAGTGTCTGATGAACATCTTCTTGCGAATTGTCTCTTCGAAGAGTCCAGATGACATGGAAAcatcttcttcaagttcaggttCTTACGAGAATTTCGTAGAGATGGATTCTCGAGATCCTTATGGTATATGTGCTAGGTTTGGCAAGCGAGACATTGGTCCGTATAAGCATTTTCGATCGGTTGAAGTGAGCTCAAACATGCCATCAACTTTCAGGCACAGGCTAAA GCCTTTATTCAGAAAGCTCGAATCAGTTGACATATCAAACCTTACACACTGGCAGAAGCTGGCTTTCTGGATCAACATATATAATTCATGCATGATGAAT GCATTTCTGGAGCAAGGAATACCTACAAGCCCTGAAATGATTGTCGCATTGATGCCAAAA GCAGTGATAAATGTGGGAGGTCATTTGCTTAGTGCAATGACAATCGAGCATTTCATATTGAGGTTGCCTTGTCACATAAAAGAT GCAAAGGTCTCGATGAAAGGTCCAAAAAATGAGAGCACAATCATACGAGGTGTCTTTGGATTGGAGTGGCCAGAACCTCTAGTTACATTTGCTCTGTCGTGCGGAAGTTGGTCCTCGCCTGCT GTGAGAGTGTACACGGCTGCACAAGTCGAAAAGGAATTAGCGACAGCGAAAAGGGATTATTTGCAAGCAGCAGTCGGCATATCCAAACCAAATAA CTACCACGGCCGTTGA
- the LOC122023818 gene encoding uncharacterized protein LOC122023818 isoform X1: MNNSRLRTTSPVVKVPVKRIKETNKEKKLEMQANKSIGTKEGFNRRQSKSEKKLALEQDVDKLKKKLRQEENVHRALERAFTRPLGVLPRLPPYLPSQTLELLAEVAVLEEEVVRLEEQVVNFWQGLYQEAIYISISKKIKANASDGSFDEQLKQCESLVSAKTPHLRRYSRRSSSLDFSENQQGKENRSPVKKVPKARQEMALSDASDEVSFDKSSGPNELSEDILKCLMNIFLRIVSSKSPDDMETSSSSSGSYENFVEMDSRDPYGICARFGKRDIGPYKHFRSVEVSSNMPSTFRHRLKPLFRKLESVDISNLTHWQKLAFWINIYNSCMMNAFLEQGIPTSPEMIVALMPKAVINVGGHLLSAMTIEHFILRLPCHIKDAKVSMKGPKNESTIIRGVFGLEWPEPLVTFALSCGSWSSPAVRVYTAAQVEKELATAKRDYLQAAVGISKPNKLAIPKLLHWYLPDFAKDLESLMDWICSQLPRPLRTEAVECLETSRVSASRQAIQILPYEFRFRYLLAQ; this comes from the exons ATGAATAATAGCAGACTACGGACGACGTCGCCGGTCGTCAAAGTCCCTGTGAAGCGAATTAAA GAAACAAACAAGGAGAAGAAACTCGAGATGCAGGCGAACAAATCGATCGGCACGAAAGAAGGATTCAATAGACGCCAATCCAAAAGCGAAAAAAAGCTCGCCTTGGAACAAGAC GTCGATAAGCTAAAGAAGAAGCTCAGACAGGAAGAGAATGTTCACAGAGCTTTGGAGAGAGCTTTCACCAGACCTTTGGGTGTGCTTCCTCGACTCCCTCCGTATCTCCCTTCTCAA ACACTAGAGCTTCTGGCTGAAGTAGCTGTTTTGGAAGAAGAAGTGGTTCGACTTGAAGAACAGGTAGTTAATTTTTGGCAAGGGCTTTATCAGGAAGCCATCTACATTTCAATATCGAAGAAGATCAAAGCAAATGCGTCTGATGGAAGCTTCGATGAACAACTTAAACAATGTGAATCTTTAGTCTCAGCAAAAACTCCTCATTTGAGGCGATATTCGAGACGGAGTTCTTCTTTGGACTTCTCTGAGAATCAACAAGGGAAAGAGAATCGATCGCCGGTAAAGAAAGTCCCGAAAGCAAGG CAAGAAATGGCATTGTCTGATGCCTCAGATGAAGTGTCGTTCGACAAATCTAGCGGCCCGAACGAATTATCTGAGGATATCTTGAAGTGTCTGATGAACATCTTCTTGCGAATTGTCTCTTCGAAGAGTCCAGATGACATGGAAAcatcttcttcaagttcaggttCTTACGAGAATTTCGTAGAGATGGATTCTCGAGATCCTTATGGTATATGTGCTAGGTTTGGCAAGCGAGACATTGGTCCGTATAAGCATTTTCGATCGGTTGAAGTGAGCTCAAACATGCCATCAACTTTCAGGCACAGGCTAAA GCCTTTATTCAGAAAGCTCGAATCAGTTGACATATCAAACCTTACACACTGGCAGAAGCTGGCTTTCTGGATCAACATATATAATTCATGCATGATGAAT GCATTTCTGGAGCAAGGAATACCTACAAGCCCTGAAATGATTGTCGCATTGATGCCAAAA GCAGTGATAAATGTGGGAGGTCATTTGCTTAGTGCAATGACAATCGAGCATTTCATATTGAGGTTGCCTTGTCACATAAAAGAT GCAAAGGTCTCGATGAAAGGTCCAAAAAATGAGAGCACAATCATACGAGGTGTCTTTGGATTGGAGTGGCCAGAACCTCTAGTTACATTTGCTCTGTCGTGCGGAAGTTGGTCCTCGCCTGCT GTGAGAGTGTACACGGCTGCACAAGTCGAAAAGGAATTAGCGACAGCGAAAAGGGATTATTTGCAAGCAGCAGTCGGCATATCCAAACCAAATAAGTTAGCAATTCCTAAGCTGCTTCACTGGTACCTGCCAGATTTTGCCAAGGATCTTGAGTCATTAATGGACTGGATATGTTCACAGCTACCACGGCCGTTGAGGACTGAAGCAGTAGAATGCCTCGAGACGAGCCGAGTAAGTGCCAGTCGACAGGCGATACAGATTCTGCCTTATGAATTCAGATTCAGGTACCTTTTGGCCCAATAG